Below is a genomic region from Doryrhamphus excisus isolate RoL2022-K1 chromosome 16, RoL_Dexc_1.0, whole genome shotgun sequence.
GTGGGCAGCGGAGGTGTGGGCAAGTCCGCCCTCACGCTACAGTTCATGTATGACGAGGTGAGTTTGCAAGATTCAGCCCAAATCTTGTCGATTTACCGGCTGCAGGATTTGTCCGAGTGCTGCAGAGTGTATTGGAAGGTCGCAGTTGTGGAATACACTTTGCCGTCTGTTTGAATCTGCACATaaaatatatgactttttttttagtgcagCGGTGGCCGTTAGGGCTCAGCgatacttaaaggggacctatcatttcttatttataaatgtagttagaatgttatattttcttgttgaatacacaaataataCGAATACGTGAATAatacgatgccaaagtttcacataatgaggttcgcacatttggaagtgagccctgaaagaactttgggatggctctgaatgctcggtttcactttcactttataCTTTAGCATAAAAGAATGTAAGCATGTCATTTCCAACTGGTCAAACGTGGAGGATGAATGCCTTGCTTCAGAACACTTTGGACGTGAGAACACAGCTTGACGGCGCTCCAACAGGAGCCAGTCAGCAAACCTGATGTCCTCCACCGCCGACGAAGGCCGTCCATCCGGTCCGATGAATCCAACCACTTTTCGGGCTATCCGCCGTAGACCTCCAACTGCTACGCCCACATGGGCAAGTGTCTGGAGTTCAAATTAGCCGCCATCTGACCGATGATCGCATTGCCAGCCTTGAGAACTCACCACGCCCTgccaagtgccccccccccaaatgtcaCACCAAACTAAACCCTTTTAACGTACCACCCTGGTGTGtcatgttttgcagggtgcaaaattGATATCACTCTTACAAACAACAGCTAAGTCtcacacggcagacatgattGTTTTGGCTTTGGCACGCCTGGCACGCATCGGGGGGGGGGAGTGAGTGGCAAACATGCGCTACAAGTGAAAGGCATTCATCGGCATCACATGCTTTTTCATGGAAATCCGACCATTTTGACCAGCGGCCGATTGATCGGAGCACCCTAGTGTTGCTACAGCACCGTATGTCTATCGTTGATAAAAGTATACAACAGATGCATCATTTCCTCATCCTCATACCTACTGTTGATGATTGAtgttgattattcattcattcactttcaacCCTTTCAACCaattcatatggacaatttggagtggccaattaaccaaaaaaaaggaaatcggagtacccggagaaaacccatgcatgcacggggagaacatgcaaactccacacagagatggccgagggggggattgaactcaggtctcctagctgtgaggtctgcgcgctaaccactcgaccgccgtgcagcggcGCTAAGAAATgatctttaaaaatgtttttcctggCCTTAGTTTTCCAAAATCTCggtttttaaggacaaaatCCTACTCCTGCGTGTGGATGGAATCGTGTGTGTTTAATGTGGACATGGACTTGGTTTCCAAGCAGACGCTGTTGTCTCCTTTCACTTGATGGCTTCTTTGCTCGTAGTTTGTGGAAGATTACGAACCCACCAAGGCAGACAGCTACAGGAAGAAGGTGGTCCTGGATGGTGAGGATGTTCAAATCGACATCCTGGACACGGCGGGGCAGGAGGACTACGCCGCCATCAGAGACAACTACTTCCGCAGCGGGGAGGGCTTCCTGCTGGTCTTCTCCATCACGGAGCAAGAGTCATTCGCTGCCACATCcgagttcaggtgtgtgcattGTCAGCTAGATTGCGAGCGGCCATATTGAGGGatatttgctgtgtgatgtcCTTCAGGGAGCAGATTTTGCGTGTGAAGGAAGAGGATGCCATTCCCATGCTGCTGGTTGGCAACAAGTCGGACTTGGAGGACAGGCGAAAGGTGTCTGTGGAGGAGGCGGCAGTGAAAGTGAGCGAGTGGGGTGTTCAGTACGTGGAGACTTCCGCCAAGACCAGAGCCAATGTGGATAAGGTACACACGTGCACTGGTGGAGCTAGACCCGATGTTGAGCACCCTCGCTGACGTCCATAATGCTGTGTTTCTCTCAGGTCTTCTTTGACCTTATGCGTGAGGTGCGCAAGAAGAAAATGTCTGAGAGCAAAGACAAAAATGGGCCAAgcgggaagaagaagaaaaagcgcTGCTGCATACTTTAACCTGGGAACACGCTAAGAACACGCTAAGAACACGCTGCTGCAGACACCTGACAATCACGTTGCCACCAGATGAACTGGACTTCCTGTGTTTGTTTTAAACGCCACTTTAATCAGTGCCACAAGCGGGTCGCCTCGCTAGCCTGAATAGTTTTAACTCACAGGAAGTCATCTTTTCCCCAATCAGAACACAGCTCACAGCTCTGGTCACGACTCCAATGCTTACCGTGtgaacatgaaaataataataagtgtgtCCACTGTAGACGTATTTGATAATAAAACAACCTCACTTGTCTTTTTGGAAACATTCCCCCTGTGGTTCATTCTCTGTCCGCCAGATGGCGCTGTAAATCTTCCTCAACGACCAGTCCATGTCCGGTTAGTATCCGAGGTCAATGTCTGTCTGAGCTCATACGTCAGCTGGTTAGCTAGCTTGAGAGGGGATGGGTACCTGGCAGTACTGTATTTGTACAAGCTTCTTACAGTAATACACCTGCTGCTGAGTCAGCAATACGTCCTCTCCTAGACAAGACCAGCTGACCTCAGTCCAGCCAGTGTTGCAGCATTGACAGGAAGGATGCTGGGCGGGGACCTGGTGGCTGCATGGGAGGTGGCGCTCAGTGATGGCGTCTACAGGATTGGGTTTGCTCATGGCACCACCACCGGGAGACGCGTGGTTTATGTCAACGGGCAGGTGAGTATCTCTATGCTCAGATATACAGTACTTCATAAACACCGAGCTTGTTTTTATCACGGGGGGGTCACTGGTACCAGTGATCCAAAAGTGACGAATAATGTCACTGAAAACCAAACGCTGGGCTCCTGCTGCTGGACGCCAGAGGCGGGGcacattattttcattcattcattcattttctaccgcttatcctcaccagggtcacgggggtgctggagcctatcccagctgtcttccaccctggactggtggccagccaatcccagggcacatataggcaaacaaccattcacactcacattcatacctatggacaatttggagtggccaattaacctagcatgtttttggaatgtgggaggaagccggagcaCACGGAGtgtggctgagggtgggatttaacttgagtctactagctgtgaggcctgcgcactaaccactcgtccgccgtgcagtcctGCACATTATTTTGTGGGGGACAAAATGGTGGCATCAATTTATGGTACACAATGCTACTCATTACAATACTTAGCATTTTAATGAGTCAAATAAGTGCTGTGGGATTTGTGACTCATGGCAACCAAACCAAATCCTCTCCTctttttgacaggaagtgatcagACGAGATTGGATGTTCAAGCTAGTTGGGAAGGAAACCTTTAGCATCGGAGGCTCCCACACCAAAGCCACCATAAATATCGAGGCTATGAGCGGCTTGGCCTATGAGTACACGCTCGATGTGGACGGAAAGAGCCTGCAGACGTTTATGGACAACAAGGCCAAGACCACCAAGACGTGGCTCCTCTGTGTGGATGGCGAGAACTGGCGAGTTGTGCTCGGTATGAGATATTTTGCAACGACATTCCAAACACGCACTTAAGTCTTTTTCAGCAACGACCCTCCAAACTTTCATCCCAGTTGGCGGCGCTGTCTGCTGTAGTAGCTTACTAACTTCAGTAGTTCTGGAGCCGAAAGGGCCAAAGTCCCTTGATTGTATGTCATGTTACCCAGGAGCCACACACCATTCCGAGGAACTGACCTGTAGTGCCGGGTGGATTAGCAGTCGTTGGGCCATACAATGTATCTAAAGTGTGTGTCCTTGGTCATTGCCACTCATTGATTTGGCTTGTACTCCACAGAGAAGGACACCATGGACGTGTGGTGCAATGGGGAAAAAGCCAGTAGCACGGTGAGAAAACACCTTCCATCTTGTTCCACCTTGGTTTTAGCAAGCTCAGATGTTCAATGTAAgccaggagtgtccaaagtctTTCTGTAATTGGCCCTGTGTCATtagacatatttacatatattatttgTCGCTGGTCACTAAGCTAagctgtggatgttttgttcagatagcttagcaCACACTGGCCTCCAGACGTATTGGAACCGCGTAGTCAATTCCTGCATTTTTGCTGTGGACTGAAAACCTTTGGGTTTGACATGAGAAGACAAATATGAGACCCAAGAGCCTTTCAGCTTTATTTGCAGGTATTGACATCTGCATCGGCTGCACAAAGATAACACCTTATACGCAGAAAACGCTGAAGGTTGCATCCTGATGAGGCCTTCAGGGCCACATTGTCTGCGAACAACAGAAACAAGATCCCCTTTCCACTTTGGGGAAAGCCAAATTATGAACATAATCTGGATCAAAGCAGGCCCCCTCCGATTTTTCAGGACGCAGcatttggtggaaaaagttttgaCAGCTTTGATGCTAACGTGATGTCGGTTCCATCAACATCTGCAGTCTGTGTCTTAACAGGGAGAGTTCGTGGACGACACACTTCATGCTAAGACAACACCAATGTTGTATCAAGTCTACGAGCGGCGGGAGGAAGAAAAACGGAATAGTTCACATTTTACTGCTGAATGGAGAACAAATACCAGCATCTACACAATAGACACAGTGAGATATTTTGGTTCAAGAGCCGAAGGCGTCATTTGATCTTAAtctgagcagcagcagcggcgaaCACTATATTTGCATATCTGCAACCAGAAGTTACACAATGCGTACTACACGTTTGTATGTGTTAATAGTATTGTGGCACAATGTCATCAATATGGAGCTGATGACAAGGAGGCCAGCATGGCTACACCATATATAGCATATggtatatagcatatatagcatACATATGTATCAGTGGCAGGCAGAAATAAACAGCTTTACAGTATTTGGAAATATACCATGCAAGAAGAAAGAGGTCAATTATGATGCAATGTCTTTTTCAATGTCATGTAACACATTTAGTTTGACCAAATGCGCTGACGGACAAACACATACGCCAGGATCTTTCTTATGAGCAAAGGTTTCATTCCACCTGACAAGCTTCTTTTCTTAAGATGCTATCCTAAAGACTTCCTaggaaatagttttttttgttgttgttgtgatttttttttaagatataagaaatacaataagaaaatgaaattgtatgtatttttcagTAAAGTTGGGAAAATATTAGATTTTAgggtaataaataaaaaacattatgagaacaaagttaTATTACAAGAGGACTTACGAGTAAAAAGTTAAAAGATTTGAAAAATTATCCAAAAAACAATATCCGaagtagaaataaaaatgaaactttaagacaaaatgttgacttttactAATATAGTCGTAATATGGGCTAAATGTGCCGTTTTAGTAGCATTTGGCCTATGTCACACGGCTGAAGGTTATcctgaaatatactgtatacaactCAGTGTTATGGATGTTATGTAAAACATCCCCACCAGGTGACGCTataaaataccccccccccccacacacaaagtacaacactttattttgaaagcacgTGTCGACtggtttatttt
It encodes:
- the LOC131104268 gene encoding ras-related protein O-RAL-like, with product MASGKNKNQTSLALHKVIMVGSGGVGKSALTLQFMYDEFVEDYEPTKADSYRKKVVLDGEDVQIDILDTAGQEDYAAIRDNYFRSGEGFLLVFSITEQESFAATSEFREQILRVKEEDAIPMLLVGNKSDLEDRRKVSVEEAAVKVSEWGVQYVETSAKTRANVDKVFFDLMREVRKKKMSESKDKNGPSGKKKKKRCCIL